A genomic segment from Sorangium aterium encodes:
- a CDS encoding response regulator, with amino-acid sequence MSDRHAKTVLLVEDDADLVALVALVLQEGGYRVKIACNGREALAKLEHDLPDLILLDMKMPVMNGPEFARELEVRHGRQAPIVVLTAAADAHRRAAEVGADAWLGKPFEPDALLSTVRRYTG; translated from the coding sequence ATGAGCGACAGACACGCAAAGACGGTGCTCCTCGTGGAGGACGATGCGGATCTCGTGGCGCTCGTCGCCCTCGTGCTCCAGGAGGGCGGGTACCGGGTCAAGATCGCGTGCAACGGTCGCGAGGCGCTGGCCAAGCTGGAGCACGACCTGCCGGATCTCATCCTGCTCGACATGAAGATGCCGGTGATGAACGGCCCGGAGTTCGCGCGTGAGCTCGAGGTCCGGCACGGGCGTCAGGCGCCCATCGTCGTGCTCACCGCCGCGGCGGACGCGCACCGGCGGGCGGCCGAGGTCGGCGCCGACGCGTGGCTCGGCAAGCCGTTCGAGCCGGACGCGCTCCTCTCGACAGTGAGGCGCTACACAGGGTGA
- a CDS encoding squalene/phytoene synthase family protein — MKPIQHISSRLPYLPAAAPASEQTPYQPISAIVGSSHYRALSDDALKDEDNAAWVLGLTPDVKRAWLDRIRWIRIVDRLAENERIEPHARRFSRFMVAWRRVRSCGFVDPCCPFARELSAIHALWLRGPAPDRPDPDDMQPRALAAWDAYLLALADYHAPSLLIRTLKEHDTMLVRLSGHIFQLVPFLTKEHWDAAGEFGRLDQFFNNLRDMQEDADRGICYLPEEELARYGVTRAQVISGRCVDTPGYQALMRNWLDEVMPALYARAAPFIEARGLHPSLQIMREWSLRRYARITRVFRATGFDHRRFPARYWAEVRRDLAERRQLLRAHPV; from the coding sequence GTGAAACCTATTCAACACATCTCCTCTCGACTGCCCTACCTGCCCGCTGCTGCACCGGCATCGGAGCAGACTCCCTACCAGCCGATCTCGGCGATCGTCGGCTCATCGCACTATCGCGCCCTGTCGGACGACGCGTTGAAAGACGAGGACAACGCCGCATGGGTGCTCGGCCTCACGCCCGACGTGAAGCGGGCGTGGCTCGACCGCATCCGCTGGATCCGCATCGTCGATCGCCTCGCCGAGAACGAGCGCATCGAGCCGCACGCGCGGCGGTTCAGCCGCTTCATGGTGGCGTGGAGGCGCGTCCGTTCCTGCGGCTTCGTCGATCCGTGCTGCCCCTTCGCCCGCGAGCTCTCGGCCATCCACGCGCTGTGGCTCCGCGGCCCCGCGCCCGATCGTCCCGACCCGGACGACATGCAACCGCGCGCGCTCGCCGCCTGGGACGCCTACCTGCTCGCCCTCGCCGACTACCACGCTCCCAGCCTGCTCATCCGCACCCTGAAGGAGCACGACACGATGCTGGTGCGGCTGTCAGGCCATATCTTCCAGCTGGTTCCGTTCCTGACGAAGGAGCACTGGGACGCGGCCGGGGAGTTCGGTCGGCTCGATCAGTTCTTCAACAACCTGAGGGACATGCAGGAGGACGCCGATCGCGGCATCTGCTACCTGCCCGAGGAGGAGCTCGCGCGTTATGGGGTCACGCGCGCTCAGGTGATCTCCGGACGGTGCGTCGATACGCCCGGATACCAGGCCCTGATGCGGAACTGGCTCGATGAGGTCATGCCAGCGCTCTACGCGCGCGCCGCGCCGTTCATCGAGGCGCGCGGCCTCCACCCCTCGCTCCAGATCATGAGGGAGTGGAGCCTGCGCCGTTATGCCCGCATCACACGGGTGTTCCGCGCGACCGGCTTCGATCACCGCCGGTTCCCCGCGCGGTACTGGGCCGAGGTGCGGCGCGACCTCGCCGAGCGGCGGCAGCTCCTCCGCGCTCACCCTGTGTAG
- a CDS encoding serine/threonine-protein kinase codes for MITTPSSGQARHPPDVPVSIGPWRVLAPLGRGGMGIVYRAQHSITGALAALKTVSVGDESLVSSIRREIHALRGVEHPGVVRVLDEGVQGGIPWYAMELIEGRTLRDHNQERWRARGSVSSEPTVSVSTAMDAQASTATAEIAPASIIPRSYQPFAPRPFHRAAGGALRQALTLLRAICRPLAYVHGRGLVHRDLKPDNVFIRPDGTPVLFDFGLAFQFEGNTGRDVLQAGGRLMGSPDYMSPEQIRGDLVDARADLYALGCMIYEAVTGGVPFLGDSSSVVLSMHLYAEPLPASELVADVPPALDALIARLLKKRPEDRLGYADEVATALAELGAADTPPPGGERAHVRVRVPKAQPYLYRPRLAGRGEALQKITEALERAHERRQGSLLVVGGESGVGKTRLAVEAAHQAALIRMAVVTGACAAVSAEVEREGAVKAAPLHPFRPLLLAVADRCSELGPTGYDALLGPRGRVLAPHEPSLAQLRGHDRYPEPPELPPDAARYRLRTALADTLAAFAATRPVLLVLDDLQWADENSRAVLEHLDADYFAAHPVVLLCAYRTEETSPALSSLLGAPWASRLDLGRLDRGSVGRMVRDMLALDEPPEAFVQYLFEQSEGNPFFIAEYLRAAIQERVIYRDEAYAWRIRAGAEGAAAERLARAARGSQPPAPLPLPGSLRELVARRLSGLSQGALALARLASVLGRELEERLLLGAAGLAEVDAMDALAELARRHVLEETEPGRLGFVHDKLREIVYAGTPEPERRALHAAAARAIERRHRDAPGLALSYPLLAHHYGIAGAVQKTLEYLDKAGAQALATGASGDAVDFYKRALDLDGAHPPEERAPPLRRARWERRLGQAHYNLGDLLGAERHCAAALELLSRDEAAWLRAGERAASGRAGLGERLRPAMASLKQLGLQLAHVAGLPAPVARDAAERERLAEASLAAEKLSETYLFRNEPTLAFLAALAATNAAARLGPSLALARGYATLSVAFGYVPWKAVVDAYAARATAVAAALDDPQGVAFVSCLRGLTALGEGRCRDARALLTQAEQLAEALHDRRRKEECITLLAGVAYSEGRWREALDLYGALVIASRESDNAQGHIWAESGRAQCRLLLGDGEGAIAIFDALSAEVQRLGDRTQQITHGQVALGHLLRGANAEARAAAERTLPMLREGQPAGYHCLYGYAATCEVLLALLEDAPGSAERRELSRTSAEACRALGRYARIFPLGRSTSLRLSGLAAWLAGGRARARQLWAAAIDDALQRGLPVEEARARFELARHLPRRDPERERQIARAAAVFSALDLQHWRDRVARLRER; via the coding sequence ATGATCACGACGCCGAGCTCGGGTCAGGCCAGGCACCCTCCGGATGTCCCGGTGTCCATCGGGCCGTGGCGGGTGCTCGCGCCGCTCGGCCGCGGCGGGATGGGGATCGTTTACCGCGCCCAGCACAGCATCACGGGCGCGCTCGCGGCGCTCAAGACCGTCAGCGTGGGCGACGAGAGCCTCGTCTCCAGCATCCGCCGCGAGATCCACGCGCTCCGGGGCGTCGAGCACCCGGGCGTCGTGCGGGTGCTCGACGAGGGGGTCCAGGGCGGGATCCCGTGGTACGCGATGGAGCTGATCGAGGGGCGCACGCTCCGGGATCACAACCAGGAGCGCTGGCGCGCCCGCGGGAGCGTGAGCAGCGAGCCGACCGTGAGCGTCTCCACGGCCATGGACGCGCAGGCCAGCACCGCGACGGCGGAGATCGCGCCCGCCTCGATCATCCCGCGCTCGTACCAGCCGTTCGCGCCGCGCCCGTTCCACCGCGCGGCGGGCGGCGCGCTCCGCCAGGCGCTGACGCTCCTCCGCGCGATCTGCCGGCCGCTCGCGTACGTCCACGGCCGGGGCCTCGTCCACCGCGATCTCAAGCCGGACAACGTGTTCATCCGCCCGGACGGCACGCCGGTGCTCTTCGACTTCGGCCTCGCTTTCCAGTTCGAGGGGAACACCGGGCGCGACGTGCTCCAGGCGGGCGGCAGGCTGATGGGCAGCCCCGACTACATGTCCCCCGAGCAGATCCGCGGGGACCTCGTCGACGCGCGCGCGGACCTCTACGCGCTCGGCTGCATGATCTACGAGGCCGTGACCGGGGGCGTCCCGTTCCTCGGCGACTCGAGCTCCGTCGTGCTGTCCATGCACCTCTACGCCGAGCCGCTCCCGGCCTCCGAGCTCGTCGCCGACGTGCCTCCCGCGCTCGACGCCCTCATCGCGCGGCTCCTGAAGAAGCGCCCCGAGGACCGGCTCGGCTACGCCGACGAGGTCGCGACCGCCCTCGCCGAGCTCGGCGCGGCCGACACGCCGCCCCCCGGCGGGGAGCGCGCGCATGTGCGCGTGCGCGTGCCGAAGGCGCAGCCGTACCTGTACCGGCCGCGCCTCGCCGGGCGCGGGGAGGCGCTGCAGAAGATCACCGAGGCGCTCGAGCGCGCCCACGAGCGGCGCCAGGGCAGCCTCCTCGTCGTCGGCGGCGAGAGCGGCGTGGGCAAGACGCGCCTCGCCGTCGAGGCGGCGCACCAGGCGGCGCTCATCCGCATGGCCGTGGTCACGGGCGCATGCGCGGCCGTGTCCGCCGAGGTCGAGCGCGAGGGCGCGGTCAAGGCCGCGCCGCTGCACCCGTTCCGCCCGCTCCTGCTCGCGGTGGCCGACCGGTGCAGCGAGCTCGGCCCCACGGGCTACGACGCGCTGCTCGGCCCGCGCGGCAGGGTCCTCGCGCCGCACGAGCCGTCGCTCGCCCAGCTCCGCGGCCACGACCGCTACCCGGAGCCCCCCGAGCTGCCGCCGGACGCGGCCCGCTACCGGCTGCGGACCGCGCTCGCCGACACGCTCGCCGCGTTCGCCGCGACGCGGCCCGTCCTGCTCGTGCTCGACGACCTCCAGTGGGCCGACGAGAACTCGCGCGCCGTCCTCGAGCACCTCGACGCGGACTACTTCGCGGCCCACCCCGTGGTCCTCCTGTGCGCGTACCGGACCGAGGAGACGTCGCCCGCGCTCTCCTCGCTCCTCGGCGCCCCCTGGGCCTCGCGGCTCGATCTCGGGCGGCTCGATCGCGGGTCGGTCGGGCGGATGGTGCGCGACATGCTCGCCCTGGACGAGCCGCCCGAGGCGTTCGTGCAGTACCTCTTCGAGCAGTCCGAGGGGAACCCGTTCTTCATCGCGGAGTACCTCCGCGCCGCGATCCAGGAGCGGGTGATCTACCGGGACGAGGCCTACGCGTGGCGGATCCGCGCGGGCGCCGAGGGCGCCGCCGCAGAGCGGCTCGCCCGCGCCGCGCGCGGGAGCCAGCCGCCCGCCCCGCTGCCGCTGCCGGGCTCGCTGCGCGAGCTCGTGGCGCGCCGGCTGTCGGGGCTGAGCCAGGGGGCGCTCGCGCTCGCGCGGCTCGCCTCGGTGCTGGGCCGCGAGCTCGAGGAGCGCCTGCTGCTCGGCGCCGCCGGCCTCGCCGAGGTCGACGCCATGGACGCGCTCGCGGAGCTCGCCCGTCGCCACGTGCTCGAGGAGACCGAGCCGGGGCGGCTCGGCTTCGTGCACGACAAGCTGCGGGAGATCGTCTACGCGGGCACCCCCGAGCCGGAGCGGCGGGCCCTGCACGCCGCCGCGGCGCGCGCGATCGAGCGGCGCCACCGCGACGCGCCGGGCCTCGCGCTGTCGTACCCGCTCCTCGCCCACCACTACGGCATCGCCGGCGCCGTCCAGAAGACGCTGGAGTACCTCGACAAGGCGGGCGCCCAGGCCCTCGCGACGGGCGCCTCCGGCGACGCGGTGGATTTCTACAAGAGGGCGCTCGACCTCGACGGCGCGCACCCTCCCGAGGAGCGCGCGCCGCCGCTCCGGCGTGCGCGCTGGGAGCGGCGGCTCGGCCAGGCGCACTACAACCTCGGCGATCTGCTCGGCGCGGAGCGGCACTGCGCGGCGGCGCTGGAGCTGCTCTCGCGGGACGAGGCCGCGTGGCTCCGCGCGGGGGAGCGCGCGGCGAGCGGTCGCGCGGGCCTCGGAGAGCGGCTCCGCCCGGCGATGGCCTCGCTGAAGCAGCTCGGCCTGCAGCTCGCGCACGTCGCTGGCCTGCCGGCCCCGGTCGCGCGCGACGCGGCCGAGCGCGAGCGCCTCGCCGAGGCGTCGCTCGCGGCGGAGAAGCTGTCGGAGACGTACCTGTTCCGCAACGAGCCGACGCTCGCCTTCCTGGCCGCGCTGGCGGCGACCAACGCCGCGGCGCGGCTCGGCCCGTCGCTCGCGCTCGCGCGCGGGTACGCGACCCTGAGCGTCGCGTTCGGGTATGTCCCGTGGAAGGCCGTCGTCGACGCGTACGCCGCGCGCGCGACGGCGGTCGCGGCGGCGCTCGACGACCCGCAAGGCGTCGCGTTCGTCTCGTGCCTGCGCGGGCTGACGGCGCTCGGCGAGGGCCGGTGCCGCGACGCGCGGGCGCTGCTCACCCAGGCCGAGCAGCTGGCCGAGGCGCTGCACGACCGCCGCCGCAAGGAGGAGTGCATCACGCTGCTCGCCGGCGTGGCGTACTCCGAGGGCCGCTGGAGGGAGGCGCTCGACCTGTACGGCGCGCTCGTGATCGCGTCGCGCGAGAGCGACAACGCGCAGGGCCACATCTGGGCGGAGAGCGGCCGCGCGCAGTGCCGGCTGCTGCTCGGCGACGGCGAGGGCGCGATCGCCATCTTCGACGCGCTGTCGGCCGAGGTGCAGCGGCTCGGCGACCGCACGCAGCAGATCACGCACGGCCAGGTCGCGCTGGGGCACCTGCTCCGCGGCGCGAACGCCGAGGCGCGCGCGGCCGCCGAGCGGACGCTCCCCATGCTCCGCGAGGGACAGCCGGCGGGCTACCACTGCCTGTACGGCTATGCGGCGACGTGCGAGGTGCTGCTCGCGCTGCTCGAGGACGCCCCCGGCTCGGCGGAGAGGCGCGAGCTCTCGCGCACCTCCGCGGAGGCGTGCCGCGCGCTCGGCCGGTACGCGCGCATCTTCCCCCTCGGCCGCTCGACCTCGCTCCGCCTGAGCGGCCTCGCCGCGTGGCTCGCCGGCGGCCGCGCGCGCGCGAGGCAGCTCTGGGCCGCGGCGATCGACGACGCCCTGCAGCGCGGCCTGCCCGTCGAGGAGGCGCGCGCCCGCTTCGAGCTCGCGCGGCACCTCCCGCGCCGCGATCCAGAGCGCGAGCGCCAGATCGCGCGCGCCGCCGCGGTCTTCTCCGCGCTCGATCTCCAGCACTGGCGCGACCGTGTGGCCAGGCTGCGCGAGCGCTAG
- the pdxR gene encoding MocR-like pyridoxine biosynthesis transcription factor PdxR, producing the protein MSLTRKTSAKRPRRTSPPAGAVAAVVLDPASSAPLHRQVYEAVRGAIVAGRLRSGSKLPSTRALAAQLSLSRNTVLGAYAQLLSEGYLRGRIGSGTYVADAPPERVLLARPSSEPQPAPSLDGASLSRRGALVAGAASPFLRATAPRGPAGWAFQVGVPAFDAFPAAAWGRLMSRRWDRSWQALLTRCEPQGYAPLRRAITDYLVTARGVRCTPDEVIVVSGAQQAISLVAEVLLDPGDPVWVEDPGYTAARSALIAAGATPVPVPVDREGLDVATAVRRSSSARLAVVTPAHQFPLGVTMSLERRRALLDWARSSSGWVFEDDYDSEFRYAGRPLAALQGLSPGARVIYAGTFSKVLSPSLRLGYLVVPEGLVDAFVAAKALADVSSPSLEQAVVADFMIEGHFARHVRRMRVLYERRQAALVAAAERELSGLLEVGPAPAGMHLLGWLPTGRADGAAAERAAASGVRCVALSELRARSAGRGALLLGYAALPEDEIAEGVRRLKAALRQR; encoded by the coding sequence CTGTCGTTGACGCGGAAGACCTCGGCGAAGCGGCCGCGGCGGACCTCTCCGCCCGCGGGCGCGGTGGCGGCTGTGGTGCTCGATCCGGCGTCGAGCGCCCCGCTCCACCGGCAGGTTTACGAGGCGGTGCGCGGGGCGATTGTCGCCGGGCGGCTGCGGTCCGGGAGCAAGCTGCCGTCGACTCGGGCGCTCGCGGCGCAGCTCAGCCTGTCGCGCAACACGGTGCTCGGCGCGTACGCGCAGCTCCTCTCGGAGGGGTACCTGCGCGGCCGGATCGGCTCCGGGACGTACGTCGCCGACGCGCCGCCGGAGCGCGTCCTGCTCGCCCGGCCGAGCTCCGAGCCGCAGCCAGCGCCCTCGCTGGATGGCGCTTCCCTCTCGCGGCGCGGCGCGCTCGTGGCGGGCGCGGCGTCGCCGTTCCTGCGCGCCACCGCGCCGCGCGGTCCTGCCGGCTGGGCGTTCCAGGTGGGCGTGCCCGCGTTCGACGCCTTCCCTGCCGCCGCCTGGGGCCGGCTGATGAGCCGGCGCTGGGACCGCTCGTGGCAGGCGCTCCTGACGCGCTGCGAGCCGCAGGGATACGCGCCGCTGCGCCGCGCGATCACCGACTACCTCGTCACCGCGAGGGGCGTGCGGTGCACGCCGGACGAGGTCATCGTGGTCAGCGGCGCCCAGCAGGCGATCTCGCTCGTTGCCGAGGTGCTGCTCGATCCCGGCGATCCGGTCTGGGTCGAGGATCCGGGCTACACCGCGGCGCGCAGCGCCCTGATCGCGGCCGGGGCGACGCCGGTGCCGGTCCCGGTGGACAGGGAGGGGCTCGACGTGGCGACGGCCGTCCGGCGATCGAGCTCGGCGCGGCTCGCCGTCGTGACGCCGGCGCACCAGTTCCCACTGGGCGTGACGATGAGCCTCGAGCGCCGGCGCGCGCTCCTCGACTGGGCGAGGTCGTCGAGCGGCTGGGTTTTCGAGGACGACTACGACAGCGAGTTCCGCTACGCGGGCCGGCCGCTCGCCGCCCTTCAGGGCCTGTCGCCGGGCGCGCGGGTGATCTACGCGGGGACATTCAGCAAGGTGCTCTCGCCGTCGCTGCGGCTCGGCTACCTCGTGGTGCCGGAGGGGCTGGTCGACGCGTTCGTCGCGGCCAAGGCGCTGGCCGACGTTTCGTCGCCCTCGCTGGAGCAGGCGGTCGTGGCCGATTTTATGATCGAGGGCCACTTCGCGCGCCACGTGCGCCGCATGCGCGTGCTGTACGAGCGGCGCCAGGCCGCGCTGGTCGCGGCGGCGGAGCGAGAGCTGTCGGGGCTGCTCGAGGTCGGCCCGGCGCCCGCCGGCATGCACCTCCTCGGCTGGCTGCCTACCGGGCGCGCGGACGGCGCTGCGGCTGAGCGCGCGGCGGCGAGCGGCGTGCGGTGCGTCGCGCTGTCCGAGCTTCGCGCGCGCTCCGCCGGACGGGGAGCCCTGCTGCTCGGCTATGCGGCTTTGCCCGAGGACGAGATCGCCGAGGGCGTCCGGCGGCTGAAGGCCGCGCTGCGCCAGCGCTGA